One part of the Alligator mississippiensis isolate rAllMis1 chromosome 3, rAllMis1, whole genome shotgun sequence genome encodes these proteins:
- the TTC23L gene encoding tetratricopeptide repeat protein 23-like: MDESNNESTVGDSEGEEKTMGTEPLCTDWASTPREKLQGAMKMAEKFMEEKEVHKAIRELIRYVALTRIIHGDGHWKMAQAFTSLAHGYLILQGLPAQAIQHAESARCALLTRGHLPSPSQGEKGEILGTLVTLYYTLGAAHLVQNNGKESYVNLQKAEKIMEELQELDGRVITGLKVSQKDLVIALGRTCLQQNKLGFATGYFEKAVTAVTSAEGDMAPELISLYQEIAQMEQLKENHEQAIGYLLKAHSICVALHRELSIEAAQTGLLLGKAYAATGEEQHIVAAEMHFTGSLSAYQTMLSADDAQTLRAVTEFSKWLVRVGKKQQAYKLLDDSLKANIDINGGFSEKMVEIYHLMGSICLAEGEIREAHQLFNKCLQIQLAVYGPQHGKPRAMRELLNMLKSSAVCEENRPLG; this comes from the exons ATGGATGAATCAAACAATGAGAGTACAGTAGGAGATAgtgaaggagaagagaagacaatgGGGACAGAGCCACTCTGTACAGACTGGGCTTCAACACCCAGGGAGAAACTGCAAGGAGCAATGAAAATGGCAGAAAAGTTCATGGAAGAGAAAGAG GTTCATAAAGCCATCAGGGAACTGATCCGATATGTGGCTCTTACTAGAATCATCCATGGAGATGGGCACTGGAAAATGGCACAAGCATTTACCAGTCTTGCTCACGGCTATCTGATTTTGCAAG gtctgcctgcacagGCCATACAGCATGCTGAATCAGCCAGATGTGCCCTTCTCACACGGGGGCACCTTCCCTCGCCATCTCAGGGAGAAAAGGGAGAAATCTTAGGAACACTTGTGACTCTCTACTATACCTTGGGGGCAGCCCACCTGGTACAAAACAA TGGCAAAGAATCTTATGTCAATctgcagaaggcagagaagatCATGGAAGAACTGCAGGAGCTGGATGGGAGAGTGATCACGGGACTGAAAGTATCTCAGAAAGATCTGGTCATTGCACTCGGCAG GACATGTTTGCAGCAGAACAAGTTGGGTTTTGCCACAGGTTATTTTGAAAAAGCTGTCACTGCTGTAACTTCAGCAGAAGGAGATATGGCTCCAGAACTGATTAGTCTTTATCAGGAAATTGCCCAAATGGAGCAACTAAAGGAAAACCATGAACAAGCCATTGGGTATCTACTGAAG GCACATTCCATTTGTGTAGCCTTGCACAGGGAGCTCAGCATTGAAGCGGCTCAAACAGGGCTGTTGCTGGGTAAAGCTTATGCTGCaactggagaagagcagcacatTG TGGCTGCTGAAATGCATTTCACAGGGAGCCTCAGTGCGTATCAGACGATGCTGAGTGCAGATGACGCCCAGACACTGAGAGCCGTCACAGAATTCAGCAAATGGCTTGTGCGCGTTGGGAAAAAGCAG CAAGCCTACAAACTGCTGGATGATTCCTTAAAGGCCAACATAGACATCAATGGTGGTTTTAGTGAGAAGATGGTTGAAATTTACCATCTCATGGGCAGTATCTGCTTAGCAGAAGGAGAGATAAGAGAGGCTCATCAGCTCTTCAATAAG